The genomic stretch AGTAATGTCACTTGTGAAGTTCTGAATCCATGGTAACAACTAGATTTCTAACCTGCTCACTAGGTTTCAGACACAGCAGGATCAGTTTGGAACTGATCTCCTCTATCTGACCTCTGACACCTACCGCAAGGATctcagtcttgtttttgtttaactGCAAGAAGTTTTGGGTCATCCAGAGTTTAATGTGCCatgtgcccaaatgaacattgttctcttgccataatcattcctcctgttcatactgttgatcctttcataatgcacttacaatttaagtgatgggggacaaaatccactgcggaaaaatgtatttaaaagtttatttgaagctaatatgaagcttcagccgaccaaatgagtcaaatcaagtagatatctttcaacattacagtctttttagtgccaaagttcctctttttgttactatacttccacctgcagctcaacagggaaacactgtccgaggaaacacaaagggggaatttgatgctaaaaagtgaatgtaaatgtgtcagatatccacttgatatgactaactccatcacttacattgaaagcacatttgtaggggatcttttaacagccaatatgaacaggaggaaagattGCAGCGAGGAAAatctctttcactgctcatatggacacctgattgttgttttaaaacagacttggaAAGTTGTGATTCCTATCCTTTAATGATAGCATTTCCCTTCTTATGTCATCCATCAGTATCTTCTATTAGGGAAAAAGTCATCGGTACTTGGGCACATAGCTAAATATCACCAGAGGTTTGTTAAAAATTACGTGggtttattttgtaatttgttgtgTAAACCTAGAAGATGAACATTTAAGTTTCTGGCTTCCTCTCCAGCTTTCTCTAGAGTTGTTATGACAGAACGAAGAAACATACAAAGACGGTCCACATACCGACTCCACTTCACCTCCATCTCGCTAACTGTaggctacatactgtatatatcctGTTAAAACACACCTcgcttttacacacacagtgttttatCATGTCAATATGCTAGCACACAGTCCGCTCCCACTGCACAGAATCTTGTAAATTactgtccttctctttcttacactgttgtgtttgtgtttaatgttcatgtttctgGCTTTTTTCTGTTGATATCTGGACCAAGAAGTAAAACATGGTTGAACTATTTGGCTGTTGCAGGAAACGTTAGTTAACTGATGTCAGCACAAACAGTGGGTCGCATACTTCCGGTGGGAATGAGACACATGGTATATTAATTTTTTATACCTACATATAATGTATTATGCAGAGTAGATAAAAATAGCAATGTCTCATGTCGACATGTGAGAGGTCTCTGCTAACGGTTAACGGTTTAACCGAGCAGCGCAGGCCCGCCTCCGCGCGACAGCTCTGTATTTAAAGTGCGCAACAGATAAAACGTGTTTTCTGACCCGTCCGCTGCCGATAAACCTGTCCACAATCTTAAAAAGGAGACTTACTTTGTAAAAGATCAATTTGCCTCTTCAgtgcttctctctcctccatgtTTACAACTGAAATTTTTCGTCATCGAATAGCGACGATGACAGGCGTTTTCGGATGACGTAATTATTCTTTGTTAGCCCTCAGTTTGGTTTTACAGGCTTggatttaaaacaaacaaacaattattaaCTTGTCAAAAtactgcctgttttttttttgtgactgttCCTCTGAGACTGTCATTCGCCGATTATATGTCTTTGCAAGGATTTATATCCAGAATTCATCCTGCCTTTTCTTTGAAATAggaaaatgtcttcttttttcttttttttaaattatttttaccATGACAGGATTGATACTGGAAAGTTATATTTGATCAATTAAATTGATAAAACTGACTAAATTAAATTTCACATCCACAAGTGTAAATACTCTTTCCATCTTTTCCTGGTTAGGGTTGTGCTTTTTGTTAAATTCTATGTGCTTTACCCCCCGgctcattttgtttatttatttgtttgttttggtttggttttaaaTTATTCTGACCTTATACTGCCCTGTGTGCCCATTTCACTGTGCTTGTGTTATATGTTCTAATAAAAATTGCTTGAAAAAAACTTTACTTGTCAAGTTGCATACGCAGcaacattttctttaattttatttgtcagACAGGATTAATGGATGGGATTTAATGAATAACCCATAATGTAATAAGACATAATGAAATAACAATCaacaaataatgacaaaaatataaaccATTAGATTGTGTAATAATCcatgtttttttacactcaGCTCATTATCATGAATGCAATAATAATGTTAccataatattttatttcataatggcAATGGGGTTACAAATAATGAGTATTTCCATCAAAATGTCCCACAACTCAAGTGAGTGTCTTGCCTGAAAGCATTAAACCACAGCAGTAAAGAGTTTTAAGTGTTAAAGTGGCTTTCCAGAAACAAATGTTCAGGTTCTTTGTACGTGGATAACCGGGTTAATCCGACAGATATTGCTTGGAAACTGTTCATTCTAAATCCGGTCTGTGGACTGTGGACTGCTGAGTATTTCTATTACTGTAAGTGTCAcgaattgtttttttctgttttataaacaTGGATAGGTATGGAgtacacctttaaaaaaaatttaaaggtacacctttaaaaaaaatttaaaggtgtacttttttaaaaaaaaatttgccgTGTAATTTCATGTTTGTAGATTTTCAGTAACTGATCTAATAAATGCGCTGGTCATCTGTAAGACAGTACTGAGGGCTTTAATTGCCCTAGATAACTCGACGTGCTGCTGGCTGTCAAATgatttgaaaacaacaacaacgtcactttgaaaatatttatgtgtttgcGTTTAATAGTATTAATAAGATCTTTTGAATAAGTATCTTTTTGCCAATAAGTTGTTTATCACTTTGCCACAAACTGTCATTTTCACCAGAAGAATATGAATAGCCGATGACGCCGCTGTCGACGTGAACTGAAAGGGGAAGTGAAACTTATCAAGGCAGCTCGTTTGGACTTAATAGAGCGAAGATAAAACAGAAAGCAGAGTTTAAAGTTGCGTAAAAGTGAAGGTAACGTTAACTTTGTcacaatttatttaaatttgagaAAGTAACACTCTTCTAGACTAATTGTATAACCTACAGTTAACGTTTCCAACGTTTGTTATGATTTGTGTTGACGTAAGTTGACGTTACAGTAACGGCTGTATTGATCATTGTCTCGAGCTTACTTTGTAGCTTGCTAGCGAGCTAGCTGTGCAGTTGTCGACAACATATTGATGATAGactgattatttttgtattaacgCCTGTGTATgtactctgtatgtgtgtgtgtttctctacaGGACTCTGCTACATCTCCTGACTTCAGCAACATGTCAACAGACCACCTGTTCTTCATCCTGACAGAAATACCTGAGCGGCCTCAACACATCAATCCTGGCCGCATATGTTACATCCGTGAATTCAAATACACGtcagaaatcaataaatctGGCCCTCTCGCGAAGTTGCCAGTCATACTTTTGGGCTCACGGTCAACTTCAGATTATTACATAGACATGAGTTGCCTGACGGAACTGAGTGCAGAGGAAGCCGACCTGCTGCAGGCCCTGCCCGAGGACTGTGACAGGCTGAAGTGGTTCAAAGAGAAAGATGCTCTCCAAGCAGCTCAGGCACTCACGGAAGGTACTGAagtgactgtggaggaaaaaggagagaagctGAGAGGAATCATCCGCTACATTGGAAAGCTGGGCACCAACTATATAGACCCCATATCAGGGATGTACTTTGGAATTGAACTGCAGGTGTGACTTTAAAGTGTTTGTTCAACCAAATCagaaaaaacagcacattttatcactgtcctcagtgttatctagccatgcagatacttTTGGTTTCATTTGCTCAGTTACGCATCTCTGAGATTTATTCCACTGCCTCAGTGTAAAGGAGGTGAGTGGAGCTGCATTTGCAGAGCTCACAGTGTTGGAAAAACTATAGTCATATATGCTGTTTTGCACCttaaagtatgttttaaaatgcagtgTCAGTGCACTGTTCCTCTGGGCTGGTTCCTCAGACCATCTCTTTATATAAGAACAATTGCTTTTGCTTTCATGTCTGTAGCACACATGCTATCTCCATAGCATCCAGTGACGCAGTGTTATTCAGGATAATCCGTAGAAGAGACTTTCAGGTTTTcatagggactatttcttgggTAGAAACTAGTTCAGAAGAACAGTGCACCAAAAATAGTAGGTTACATTTTCTAAACATAATTTAAGGTGTAAAACACCacatttaactgtatttttcagAGCTATGAGCGCCACAAACAAAGTTTCATTCACATCTGTCAAAAATATCATAGCTGATATATCATGATCAAGTTTTTTACACTCAAATATTGATAATAACTAGAAACAAAAGTATCTGCACAGCTAGTACCTGAGCCTTTTAATCTATGCTTTTAAAATCattaacagtaaaatattcaGGTTCATTTGTAAAGGTGTTGAACTGAGATTGTAAGTGACATTAATTCAGAGTTGTTGCTTCTTTCCCTCCAGGGAGAAGACATAGGGAAGGGGAATACAGATGGGTCGTACAAGTATCACAGCCTcttcaaatgtcagaaaaacGGTGGCATTTTTGCCCCGTTCTCCAGAGTCCGGCCTGTGGTTCCCACCCCAGCGTCACCTTCCTCACAGCCACAAACAGAAGAGCTAGCCACGGGAGACAGAGTCACTTACTTCATCAACAATTACTGTCGTCATGGGATGGTGGTGGATGTGCAGGAAAAAGACGGAGAACAATTTGTCCGGATCTCCACAGTGAGTGATGATTAGCCAGAAGTCAGTAATTAAtactaaaaaaatgtatgttcaatcaaactttattagTTTATTAGCTGTCATACAGGTtagtgcttcacagatgactgacaagctgatgATAAGCcagaacaaataaaaagttatgaaaatgcaaaaaagtaataaaaaaataatgataataataatgaaatagagtgaaataaaaactagataaaagacaaagaaaaataaaatcgaTAAGAggggaaaaatattttatactACTGTAGCTTgctaaaaaaagaacaattcaATGTCATGAATTGTCTTTTATACAGATAAATAATAGTGTATTGATTATGcgattatgttttaaaatgcagcGATTTCTTGGAGTACTGTTTCTCTAGTGAGTTAAATAAACCAGTTATGAAATCCCTAATATGTGACACAtcacttttgcatttttaaatcaatttttgcaaatttaactcctttttatcaatattttttggccAATTTTTGATCTTTTTAATGTCTCAAAATGTAAGTTAATGAAACTTTCAAGTATCCTGGCTTTGTTAAAACAACTTCTTCTGTGACTTGATCACATAATCACTGTTGATCCTAACAGGTCAGTAACTGTTCAAGAatcatttttactgtatatgaagtgttgataattattctttttctaGTAGCTTTTGTTAAACTCATATCTACACATACAGGTAGTTTCTTTTTAGCCGTCACACACCAAGCTGTCATAGTTTGCATACGTCTGTTCATCCTTTAGgtctgtgattttaaaaatggtcACTTATTTCAGTACAAAGTTATAAGTTTGCAGCACATTtatcttgtttctttctctgtgttttcaggACACAGATGAGAATGGGAAGACAGGAGGCGAAGTTGAAGTTCCACTAAAGCTTGTTGCTAAGGGGGAGGTGCCCGCAGGTTTGAGCAGCTATTTACATAATTTGAAGATTGAAGCTTTTTCTCGCATTTGTTACAACTCGCAATAACGCAAATATATTCCTCACTGTAGAGGCAGAGATCATGGACGTCGACATATCCCCGGTGGAACCGATCCCTGACGATCTGTACATGAATCTGAGTATGAACTCTGTGGTGGAGTTGACTTTGGGCTCAGGCAATTCATACGGAATCATCCGCTGGATCGGCACGCTGCCCGGTCGGCAGGAAATCATGGCTGGACTAGAGCTTGTAATCTTTATACTAACATGTTATTGTACAGATTCAAATGTAACTAAAACTAGTGTGGACAATTATGGGAACACAGTTTGCCATAGACCAACTTCATCATCTTACATGAAAGAAAATCTCCTAGATTTGTTCTAGGTTTGCTTCCTGTAACGGGTTATTTGTTTATAGTCGTTATAACCGTTGTAAATTATTGATTCCTTTCATTCACATGACTGTAATGACGTTCTTCTTCTGACTGTTTACGTCCATGCAGGAGGATGACAAGGGAGTGAGTGATGGTACCTTCAAAAATGAGCGTTTCTTCACATGTCCCACCAAGAGAGCTCTGTTTGTGAAGCTGAGCTCCTGCCGTCCCGACTCACGGTTTCAGAATTTATCAACCGATCACAGCGGGACGATGCCAAAACATGAAGATGCAGGTCTGTAACAGAATGAATCAAATACCTTCTGACTTCACAACGAACAATTGGAAGATTCATGTGTGCAGAGGACAGTTTTAATTGGGTAGGCAGTCAGTGCCCCCTTGTGGACACAGTGGTTTTACTGGTAGCAGAGAGTATGGaacttttgcatttttcctgTTCACTTGGAAAACGTATAGGctatttaaaaatctattttaatgtaataaaataaaattgtttaaCAGATAGTTCAGATAAAGCATTTACTCTTTCCCATTTATTAttctaaaatgtaaaagaaaaattattTAAAGAATGCTGCATTCACCAGCTGGTCCAGTTACTGACCAACTGGGCGCAAAACTACATCAGCAATCATCACTAGCCAGACATGCATACAACATGATATTGTTATGGTTTTTACATACATgatgatttatgtgtgttttttgcttcaGAGATAGAAACAGGACACAGTACAGGGAAGCTGGACACCGTTCCTCCTgtcagcacagagcagattAACCAGGTTCTGATTGGACGGATGAAGGGGATCCAAGGACACTGTAACTCCTGCTACATGGATGCTGCGCTATTCAGGTCAGGATGTACTTCACATTATTgtagactgttttttttttttcaaagcaaaacatcagtttttagattgatttctTACTTTATACACAGCTGTTCATTTATCTACACTGTGGGATTCAAATTCAAagaaacttgaaacttgcttgagttGAAAAACTCTCTGTGAACAATATATCTTTGAAAAAGTTATGCAGTGCTCCAAATGTACAGCATTTTTCTTTGCAGTAAATTACAAGTCTCAAGTAGTTTCATTCTTTCATGTTAAAAATTTGCATTATGTTGCAAACGGCTGATAATTAACACTAAAAAATCATACTAAGACTTAATAATACCGAGTTATtggttaaagttaaagttaaaatccCCCAAATCCACATTCATCTACATACACGCAGTAGATCTGAACACAATAATATCTTAAAAATCAGGATTATCCATTTTTACAGAAGTAGATCCTTCATCTTCCCTTTAAAGAAAGTGTTGGAAGGGGTCTCATATTTCATCAATTCTGTATTTTGcaatgtgtttgtgatttttttttttccatcattttaatCCATTTACCTACTGACGGTTtatttctactttcagcctctTTGCTTGTGCACCACACATATTAATAAGTATATGATGgctttgttttatattcagttCCTTTGGATATAAATTAAATTCATATTCTAGATAGTAAAGGACGGTGTATCAGAACCAGCTGTTTAATTATATGATGTTCTTTTTTCCAGAAGTTCTTACTGACATACACTccaagaggaaatgaaagagtGTTCCTTTAGACTCCCTGAATTTAGTGCAGGTGTTTGGGATATTACTATCAAATCTGTGAATTTGGACCagtgtataatgtgttttttcatctttgtgtctttcagtttgttttcctgCTCCTCCGTGCTGGACTCCATGCTGTTTAAATCAACAGAACCTCAAGATGCCCCAATCCAGTACACACTGCTCCACGACATCGTCAACCCCCTCCGCaggtgtgtgttgcttttatgtgttttgcaaaaacacttcattattttattgtaaaaaaaaaaaaaaaaaatactatgcGTTACGTTGTCTGTGTTGTTTGCAGTAAGGGCTTTGTGGAAGGGCAGCACATCATGAAGCTCcgacagcagctgcagaaacacGGTTACAGTCACTCCTTCACCACGGATGAGAAGGGTCAGCTTAACCTGCAGCTCTGTTTTTGAAGCTTTAACAGACTGTGATTTATGTTTGGTTTGATCGGTTGACTGTTGATGTGACTGTTGTCTTTTAGATCCAGAGGAGTTTCTCATTGTCATCATGCACCACATTCTCGCACTGGATCCTCTACTCAAACTGTACGCTCACAACACCGCTGCTAAATAGCATCTCCCACTATACAGCTTCCATATAAAGAATTTTTGAAGCTCTCTGTTAAGGAAAGGTCACTTAAATCTTacaaaaaagttacatttacaCTTTTCTCGTCCTCCTCTCCCTTTTAGCTCAGCTGGCGGTAAAGTACAGGAGAGTTACTGCTATCAGATCTTCCTGGACCAGAACCACAGCCTGGTGCTGCCTACggtccagcagctgctggaacATTCCTTCCACAGTGCAGGACTCAAGCTGGCAGAGGTGAGATCACTTGTTTCTGGGAGACTCTTTATATATTGTACTGACAGTAAGTCGTGTTATCTGATATACAGTAAAGACTGCATTTGCAATTGATCTTTTAAACAGATTAAACTGAAGGTTAATTAAACTGGTTCTTGTTTTCTGCATTTTACAGGTCAgggaatttatttatttattgagtatTTTCCTTTTCTAAGGCTG from Thunnus albacares chromosome 9, fThuAlb1.1, whole genome shotgun sequence encodes the following:
- the cyldl gene encoding ubiquitin carboxyl-terminal hydrolase CYLD, producing MSTDHLFFILTEIPERPQHINPGRICYIREFKYTSEINKSGPLAKLPVILLGSRSTSDYYIDMSCLTELSAEEADLLQALPEDCDRLKWFKEKDALQAAQALTEGTEVTVEEKGEKLRGIIRYIGKLGTNYIDPISGMYFGIELQGEDIGKGNTDGSYKYHSLFKCQKNGGIFAPFSRVRPVVPTPASPSSQPQTEELATGDRVTYFINNYCRHGMVVDVQEKDGEQFVRISTDTDENGKTGGEVEVPLKLVAKGEVPAEAEIMDVDISPVEPIPDDLYMNLSMNSVVELTLGSGNSYGIIRWIGTLPGRQEIMAGLELEDDKGVSDGTFKNERFFTCPTKRALFVKLSSCRPDSRFQNLSTDHSGTMPKHEDAEIETGHSTGKLDTVPPVSTEQINQVLIGRMKGIQGHCNSCYMDAALFSLFSCSSVLDSMLFKSTEPQDAPIQYTLLHDIVNPLRSKGFVEGQHIMKLRQQLQKHGYSHSFTTDEKDPEEFLIVIMHHILALDPLLKLSAGGKVQESYCYQIFLDQNHSLVLPTVQQLLEHSFHSAGLKLAEVPSCLMLQMPRFGKKFKMFDKIIPSLELDITDLLSEGPQQCMLCGNLAQEECTDCFKDPAFSQTGFKIFCKTCSAQVHSHPQRRSHQTAPLDIPKGYLGRGIPHTLTRDKLELFAVLCIETSHYVSFIKYGPNSQDWIFFDSMADRQGERDGFNIPEVHACPEVGMYLEMSPAELANQVPRDMKGVAKRLFCDAYMYLYQSTSMCLYR